In Manduca sexta isolate Smith_Timp_Sample1 unplaced genomic scaffold, JHU_Msex_v1.0 HiC_scaffold_1848, whole genome shotgun sequence, the genomic window GTGTATATTGTTTGAGAATGGCTAAAACGCCTTAATAACAGTGGGATTGTCTGTATTTTAAAAGAACAACAATACTaatgttcaaattatttatattataacaatagtCGTAATAATACTGTAAGGTCTAGTTCTCACCCGGCGCGGCCAGTCTATATGAAGATGTAATCGGCTCTGTTAGCCTGCTGCCAGCATGTCTGTGTGAGGAAAGCTGTATCGCAGTCGTCGGCGCCCTTCTGCGTATCGCAGGCACGCACAATGTCGGTGGTCCTGAGCTTGACATCGTCAGGGAGGAGCCCGAGCACCGCCTCCACGTCCACCACGCCGTCCGAGATCATACCTGCCATCTCCATGGTGCACTTGAGGTAGCACTTGAGCTTGGGGTCGGGCATGAGGTCCGCGCCGTCGTCCACCTTTGCAAGCAGCCCCTCGTCTACGCCTATCTCGTCGACGCAATTCTCGCGCACCATGCGTGCCAGTTCCGCCTGCTCCTCGTCCAGGGCGAGCACCCCCGCCGCGAGCAGCGTGAGTACGTGCACCAGTGATGAGATCATGTCTACTGCGCTGCGACTCTGCGTGTCTGTAATCACCGGACAAGGGAATAAACGCTTTATATTGATAACTTTTTCATTGTCATTGTCTCTGATCACATGTGTTAACAGATCCGATGTACAAATTACCAGCTAGCATTGCTGTCATTAAAAAACCTTGTTTATACTGAAGTGTGTGTTTTATTCGTTGCTCGAACTGTCATTTTTGTGCGGTGAAcgttcatttaaattttaaacaaattatacatcATTTAAACATCGGAtgataaagttgtttttttttatcgcagtACATGAAAAATTGCAGGTTTGGGATGTTTATTGGCCAGTTGCGGAAACCTGTATTTTCAGGTGTCACGTTCTAAACACGTAATAACTCATAAAAACCAAGGATTATAAAAGATTTGATGGCCATGGCGTGCGACTCAACCATTCATTTACATGAAGTTTATAAGCTCAGTGATTACATTGGTTATTTTGTCCTTCCAGTTGAAACATAACGGCACTTACATACTCACTTGGAAGTAAAAGTAGAAA contains:
- the LOC119188553 gene encoding general odorant-binding protein 69a-like is translated as MISSLVHVLTLLAAGVLALDEEQAELARMVRENCVDEIGVDEGLLAKVDDGADLMPDPKLKCYLKCTMEMAGMISDGVVDVEAVLGLLPDDVKLRTTDIVRACDTQKGADDCDTAFLTQTCWQQANRADYIFI